From Rutidosis leptorrhynchoides isolate AG116_Rl617_1_P2 chromosome 3, CSIRO_AGI_Rlap_v1, whole genome shotgun sequence, a single genomic window includes:
- the LOC139902183 gene encoding uncharacterized protein: MTKVAIERGLFEGIEVRHDKIPFSHLQYADDTIFIGEWGLENIDSLQNLCGCFELASGLKVNYHKSFMYGIGVNSSDLDVVASRVGCQVGQFPFTYLSLPIGSKMKKLKDWSVVIEKFKSKLSGWRIRSMSYGGRLGEADSGSKIHWVKWDNVITSYGNGGLNIGPLKSKNLALLGKWGWRKTIGNGESTYFLHNLWIGGSKLKERFSRLYCLEAEKNCLTKDRISGNNMSGTAA; the protein is encoded by the exons ATGACCAAGGTGGCCATCGAAAGGGGCCTCTTTGAAGGTATCGAAGTCAGACATGATAAAATTCCTTTTTCCCATTTACAATACGCGGATGATACCATCTTTATTGGTGAGTGGGGTCTTGAAAATATTGATAGTTTACAAAATCTATGTGGGTGTTTCGAACTTGCTTCCGGGTTGAAAGTAAATTATCACAAAAGTTTCATGTACGGAATTGGTGTTAATTCGAGTGATTTGGATGTGGTTGCAAGTCGGGTTGGTTGCCAAGTGGGACAATTCCCCTTTACATACCTCAGTCTTCCTATTGGTTCAAAGATGAAAAAACTTAAAGATTGGAGTGTGGTGATTGAAAAATTCAAGTCTAAACTTTCAGGGTGGAGAATAAGATCGATGTCATATGGTGGTCGTTTG GGTGAGGCGGATTCGGGTTCTAAAATACATTGGGTTAAATGGGATAACGTTATCACGTCCTATGGTAACGGGGGGTTAAACATCGGGCCTTTAAAAAGTAAGAACCTTGCTTTACTTGGGAAATGGGGGTGGAG GAAGACTATCGGGAATGGCGAATCGACTTATTTTTTGCACAATCTATGGATTGGAGGAAGCAAGCTCAAAGAGAGATTTTCGAGGTTGTATTGTCTTGAAGCTGAAAAGAATTGTCTTACTAAAGATCGAATCTCGGGCAATAACATGTCGGGTACGGCTGCGTAG